The nucleotide window ACCATCCATAAGGGAACTGTATGTAATCGCATTAGGTTCAATTCCTCTTTGAATCATCATGTCAACCACACTTTTGGCTTCCACAACCATCCCTTCCTTACAGAATATATCAACCAAGACACTGAAGCACATTTCTATAAGGGATGGTTGTGGAAAATCATCATGTCAACCACACTTTTGTGCCAAATCCAGTCATCATAAGAAAAAATTTTGGAGAGCAGAATTATACACAACGAACTAATAAAAACAATAGCATGGTTCATGATTCATCTTGCAAATATAGATAACATACCATACTTGGATGAAACAGCCATTGCATCATCTCATGCTTTCCAGTGAGTTTGATTCCTCCAAGATCAATGTCCTCCAGTGAGTTTGACATCGTGGCTACCGGATTTAGCTTCGGTTGCTCTAACGGTCTCAAAAGCAAAGCTACATCCATCATCAGATTATTAAACAAAACCAGAAAGATTCAGAACCTCCAACAAGTGGAATCCTCACTCCTCAGTGATCATTGTTTCATTATTCAGCTCCTGACCCATTTCCAATAAAGGAATGACTTCTCCTATGGTTAACCTCAGAATCAACAATAAAAAATATGCTGCTTTCAGCAAAAAGCTTAAAGCAGCAGATTTTACAATTTTTGCTTCAATGACTAGAACAATTACCTAAACCCAATTTTTTAACTGTATTTCTGAAAGTAACAAAGATTATAAAACTTACCCATATGTCATTTTAATTATCAGAGAGAACCTAGGCATATGGAATTAATGCCTAGGTGCCAAGATTTAAAAGCCTAAAAAAAAAGCTTCACGGGCCAACTGCAGAAAATTTAAACACGTACAGATGGAAAGGAAGCTAGACACCACATGTTCATGTTCTTACAGAAGAAAAATCACACACCAATCTTCCTGTGATCCACATTTCTAATCCAATATAAGCTAAAGGGATATATACATCTGCAATGCTAACAGAATTCCATGATGACCAAACTGAGGAATAATCATAATCAAAGCAATGATCAAGTAACATGGATACCTGTTATAGATAATATAATACGGCAGAACATCCTTCAGATTAAGCACTCATCAGGACACCTGAGCTTTGCAAAAGGTAAGAGTTATCAATATCTTTTCTCGCAAAGATTAGCAATATATCTGGGGTTAGCACAAAGCTCAAGTTCGAATACAGGTCtttattgaataaagaattttttGGATATTCTTTTTACAAACTGAGGTTAACCATCAGAATTGCTGACAAACTACAATCAAACAAGAATTACACTAGCTTGAAGAAACTGCTGCCTTCAAGGCATAAAAAAATTAGAGACAAACTTACTTCGATCAGGAATAATTAACAATCAGTTGCCAAATGAGTAAGAGATAATTCTTCAGACATACTGACTTAAATATTCAGTTCATCACATCTATATATGTAAATGAACAAGCCAAGGTAAAATTCATTATGCcgataaatcaatcaaatcagGTGAGAAAGTAAACTACAGAGCATGCAACACATTCTAAGAGAGATATGGCACGAGTTTAAAAAGTATTTTCAAGCCATACTGGGGAAGCACAGACACACAAGACACATCCATGCAGAGATAAATTATACAGATAGGGATAGTCAAATCGCCATAGACCTATCTACTAATTGATATTAGTATAGCACTATATAATTGGCAgcttacacttttttttttcagacaaATTCCTGGCCAGCCAATTCAACTAGTACCTTTTCAAGTAATGGAATTTTGATTTATATAGGTAAGGATATGACAAAACTAAACTGCAAAAGTTGGAACACAACCAAGCAATAGCATTGTGTTTTCGAATCATTCACTGATGATTGTTATCATGATTCTTCTTTTGTAAACAAAAACTTAAACATTCACAAAGAGCAGCATTTTTAAGCTTTCTTGTTGAACCGAGAAAGTTCTGTTTCAAATATACATTCAAATTAACTTTACAATGAATTTTTCTACAAAGGCAACAAAGCAGGATCTACTCTATCCTTAATGAATATATCAATTCCATAGTTGATGCATCTGCAGAGTAGATTAGACTTCCAAACCAGTATTTTCAGAATTAACAGCAAGGCCAGGAAGATCCATTTTCAGAATTTCAATGATTATCGAAACTCTAATTTGATTAAAACTCAACAATCAAATTAGAAATCCATTTTCAGAATTATTATTTAGTTATCTTTTTGAAATTCCATTACTCACATTACAAATGAAGAAAGCTGTTATATTAGTGAACATAGAGCATCCAACCAGAACATAGTAACCATCACCATAGCATCCAGTTCAGTAGTGCTACTGCTCAATATCAATTCACAACATATTTAGTTCATGAAAGCAGAGgaagaaacaactcaaataaCAACAAAACATACATAAAACTAATCATCATCAGGATCCTCAGAGGCCTTGGAAGAAAAGGGATCGTGAGTAGGACCAACATCCTGTCCAATATGGCGCTGAACCAGCCGCTGCAAATCAGCCATAACCTTGTGCTCACGCTTTGCTTTCTCCTCATAGTTAAACATGGCCAATGCCCTCTTATCCTCAGCACTATAAACCTGGTTTTCCTTTCTAATACGAATGGCATTCATCCTCTGGTGCCTACTACCACTCATCACATAGCCAAGACCCTCAAACTTCTGAATCTCCTCTGCAGAAAGACCAACTTCTCCTCTTCGTGGAATACGCTTCCCTTGTTGAACATACTGTGCAATGGCATCACCTTCACCAGGCCTAAGCGCTCCACCATAACTAATATGCCCTTCGGCTCTAGGCAAGGGCATTGGCCCAACCACAGGTTCATTATCCAAATCCAAAGAAGGGTTCCTCTGAGCCTCAAGGATTTCCTTCAATTTCAAGGCCTCAATACTATTCTCATCCATTTCTGGCTCCTCCACTTCGACTAGAGCTTTAGGCTTGGCATCAACTTCAGAATCCAAACTCTTCTCTGAACCAGAATCCTCACTCTCCGTTTCAGAGTACTTCTTCTTCTTACTCTTACTGCTCAcctttcccttcttcttcttcgacttTACCCTATCAGAAGAATCTGAACCCTCCTCACTATCACTTGCTTCACTCTCATCAGAATCGCTGCTCCGCCtactcttccttcttctcctttctcTTCTGCTCTTCTTTCGCTTACTCCTAGTTCTAgatttctttctccttctgcgatcctcttcctcatcatcaCTCTCGCTCTCCGATTCGCTATCACTGTATCTCGAACTCTTCTTCCTACGCTTAGAAACCgaactcttcttcctctttctcgACCGCGAATCCTCCGATTCCGACTCCGATTCACTCCTGGCTTTGTCCTTCAATTTCTCGCCTGAATCGTTGTTCTCTTCACCAAGAACCTCTGGAATCTCCTCAGCCTTGTCCTCCAATTCGAATTCATCGTTCTCATTCCTCGGCGGGCTCGGCGTCACATTCCAGATACAACTCCTCAACGCCTTCCTCAGCTTCTGCCTCTTCAGCCTTCGGTACTCCTCAAGATTCAGCCCCTTCAGCTCCTCGTCGGACTCCTCCGACTCCGGCCACCTTCCATTCCGGTCCCTATCGTTCCCGGCGCGCCCGAATCTCCTGGGTAAAGACTCCGGCCCTCCGTTGGACCTAGGGCTTCGTCGAGGCGAGTAAGACCGGTCGTTCCCGGCCCGACCGAATCTTCGGCCTCCGTTGGACCTAGGGCTAGGGTAATCAGGAGAGTAAGAGCTATTTCGGTGGCGGTCGTACCTTTCATAGCTGGGGCTGCGACGGTGGCGGCGGTCGTCGGGTGAGTTGTCATAGTCCGGCGGGGAGTAACGGCCGTTATCGTGATCAGAACGGAATCGTCGATTGGGGGCATGAACGGTGGAAGAAGGCCTCGCCATTTGGGAACCAAAATCTAATTGGAGGGTTTGGAAATCAGACTCAAAATATAAACCCCGTATAGGCTTCGGCCCAGTTTGGCACCTGCTTTTGGTCCAAAAGTGCTTCTGGTGCTTAGTGAGGCTATTAGTTAAGTTCAGTGAACAAAGGCATTTTGTGGAACGGGATTTGGAACCCAATCATGCTGGGAGACTCGGTCCTACGctcatattattattatataagtTAGTTTGCTGCATCGGGGGACGTAATACCTGAATTCCAAGCAAGCATATAGAGAACATCCTGCAAGAACACTACGGAAGTTTCCCGTATCATCCCGAACAATTACCCCAACTCCACCACTTCCATTTGAACCGTAGGCACCATCTATATTCATCTTGAGTCTGCCACAAGGTGGAAACTGCCATTTCCCCACACACCTATTGTTATTGGTCGGTACCTTCTCTGGGTGCAATCGTTGATATTTTAATAACAAATGCATTGAGTCATTGACCAACTGACTGTGTTCATTGGATTGAAAAAGCCCCCATTCCAAAATAGTTTGTTTCTTTCTGACCAAATTGCCCATAAAAGCATAAAAAATACCTCCACCTAATGCTTGTTGAAAACACCCAGCATGTCTCTGGTCCAATCTTGAATAGTTGATTTGATGCTGCTACATAGGCTTGCGTGTTTTAACCCGAAAAATcggttcgggtcgggctttgaaaaaaaaaacacaaaattttAAGGCTCGGACCGTTTATGATTAAAACGGGCATGTCTCGGGCCTGAGTTCTCAGTAGTGTATAAGCCCGGATAAGGGCCCGTATAAACCATAGTGCCATATGTCCCTCTGTGATAGGCTAGTTATACACGCCTTAGTGTGAGATCAACCACAGGTGATCACCGAAGCCCACTTCTCTAAACAACTCGTTTCGACAATTCGACCTACTTAGGTTGTGCGCTCTGCCGCTTCTTCGAACCCAAAAACAGTAAAACCCTCAATTTGGCTATGAGCAATCTAGATTTCCAATAGGTTTTGATCAGTTGGCTTTCAATCTGAGAAGCGATCAGTTTGTTTTCATCTGCCTATTACCTATATCGAGTTCAAAAACCACAATCCAGTTTGTGACTTCGTCAGTTTGAAATGGTCACTTCTAGGAGTGAGCTGGTGGCGGCGACTCTAGGAGCTGAGGGCGGTGCGGTAACTGAGGGCGGTGAGGCGACTGATGGTGGTACGGCGACTGATGGTGGTGCAGCGGCTTCAAGCCAGGTGGACACagcaaagagaaagagagaggattCGAGTCGGACTCGAAGTAGTAGTTGTCGGTCCAATGTTTGGGATCATTTTAAGAAATTTGACCAACCAATTACAAGCTCGGAACAGGATGGGAAGGAAGATGTAGTCGGATATTGCAGCAAAGCCAAATGTAAGTATTGTAGTACTGTGTTTAAAGCCAATTCCTCTTTTAATGGTACTTCAACTTTTAGGCGTCATATCGAGAATGTGTGCCAACAATATCCTGGTAAAGTAGATTTAGAGGAAGGACAGAAGATGTTAGCTAGTGATGGGAGTACCAATTAATGATTTTCAGGCCCATTTCTGTAAGGACCAGCCCGTTTCTATCCGGTCCGGGCCTTTCCTAGTCCCTCAAGTATTGGCCCGTTTCTAAACAGTCCGGGCTTTTCCCGATCCCTAAGGCTGAAATGTGAAGTTGGGGCCCTGCCCGTTTAATTCGGTCCCGATCCCTATGATTTGGCTGCGGGCTGGGACCATGCCTACGCCTACTGCAACATGGTTTTTGGCACGCAGACCTAGGGAGCTGCAAAGCCACATGCATCATGCATGCTATGACATTACAGTCCTTGAACTGCCTTATTTGTCCTCGTCCTTTTCCAAAATTTACATTGAAAAAGGACCAAAGCAAACCAAGTTGCCACCCCGCACAGTGGCCAAATTGTACCCAAAATGTTAATCATCCTAAACTCTAACTATAGTAGAAACCATGTATATTAATAGGCAGAGCATGAAGAGGAGATCCACTTTCGTACCTCATGCATTGCCGATGATTACCAGAGTTGCCGAAAAATGCCGAAAATTCCCTGGAAAGGCCGGAGCTTCTTAGCTTCAAATCGCCTTCATCGGAGCTCATCGGTGAAAAACCAAGGCATAGGTTTGGTCGCAAAGGCGATGGGGTCCAAACGCCAGTATTCGTACACCTGGAGATGGCCAGAATCGGAAGTGAGGATCGGGTCTTGTCACGGATATCAGAAACGTGTCTCAAGTTCTGAAATTTTTGGAGGCATCTGGGTCGTTGATCCGATCTCGGCTCCTATATACTTGAAAGCAACGGACGAGATTAAATGATGATTAAAATCTACGACCCAGAAGGTACcactaattttcttttatttaaaatgattttccttattttgaAACTTCTTAAGTATGAAATAAATAACTCCGACGTccgaaaatttcacaaaattacCACGGACTCATCATAAAGTGTACTTTACTATTGAGTTATTTATTTCATAGTAAAGTACGCGTTACGATGAGTCCGTGATTGAAGATTTCACTTACTTAAAAATTATAAAGAGCACAAATTTAAATCTTAAATAATTATATCTTAAATCCTTAAATTTTCACGAGCTCACAATACATAACCGAAAAACCTAAAATCTTCACGCATATAACAAAAAACTTTAAATTGCTTATATAATTTCTACAATTAATATACATATTGAGACAAAAGTGATACATTGATAATTTGAACTAGTGTGCAAGTACAATACATGAGAGTGATGAGACAAATTTTAATTTGTAATTACACCTAACCACAACACTTTTTACTTACAACTTATCAAACACCTATAAATTGTTTTTCGCtctcacaacacttttaaaaatattttaccaaacactcaactgcttcttctcacagcaattTCAAAAGtgtttcctctcacagcaaAACTAAAAGTGTTTCTTCTCACAGCACATCAATCCCAAACTTCCAAATGGGCTTTTGGCACATTTATTAAAACTTCCAAATTTgtgtcctttcaaaaaaaaaaaaaaacttttggaaATGATTCTCAATAAACGGCAGGTTTAATGAAACTTGTGAAATTCTAAAACACCCTCGATGAAATTCTCGATTGACACCACCAAATCAAATCAGGTATTTGACATTAGGAGTACTGGTTCAACATCTTTGATGAACGGTTCACATTCTGCTAGTTGTCATGATAGATATCCCTAGTAACAAAGTTTTGATGGGTTGTTAACCTTACCCAATAAATTTGGTCATTCATTTACTTGGAGTTGAGATATTTATCAATGGAAAACttgaatggagagaaaatgaaCTAAACTGAATCATTCACATTACGATATTTACTAACCATATGAAATTGGAATAAGAATGCAGCTGATTTCGAGTGATATTGTATATTAATTATCTCTAAATGAAATTTAAAACTGTTTTGATTATTGAAAAAATGCTACTAAAATAAGTGGTCGAAACCTTATTTTACAAAAATAATTACTGTTGTATCTAAAACAATCAAACCTTGGCAAAGTCATCTAAAGTCGtattttataaaaaatttgTTCACGTAGTTGCCCGTTAGCATGATCAAAGGAAATCCCACTTCAATGTCAGGAATCAATCCCACTTCAATGTCAGGAATCAATTCATTCATGTTCGCAGCCATAGAGACAATCACACTGCGGCTGCAGGTGTGATCGCAATGACAATATTGATCTTGAGGTCGATGAAACGTTGACCAGTAGGGAGCGGCCAAGACTGGAGTAGAAATAATCAAACAAATTGGTGCTCATCaatgaaaatatattcatttcccCAGAAAGATTTTGTCACGACTTtcacatgaaattttttttgtctttagaCCAACTTTGATCAACTTCACaaatcacaaaaataaaattaacatcTGTCTCAAAATTAACTTTTGGACCTACTTTGAACAACTTTGCAAATCACAAAGATAAAATTAAACATTTTCAAACCTTGGTAGTTTATATTGATTATCATCCCAACACAAATGAACCAATTATAACTTTTACCCAAAAGTATTGACCAAATTTCTTTTAACGTGAGAAGGACATCGATGGTTAGTAGTTAGTGTTTCATCCAATAAATCAAAGCTAagcacaacaaaaataaatatacaCAAAACATCATTCCAATAAATCCCTCTATAAAAATCATCATCCATGTTCTACAAAAAGCAGAAAGCAACCCTAGGCTCTCTGCATCAATGCCAAAACTACCAACCCAATAAACGAATACCAGTGAATCTGGTGGAGTATACTATGAAACGTGAAAGACAGGTGAAAATTTGAGGGCAACCTATCAATACAGCTCTATCATTCACCCTCATGTAGTAGCCACAAAAATGGCAACAAATATTACAAACTCTTTGTGCATGAACCCCCGCTGATATGCACAATGAAGATAGCAAGGGATCCAAAACCAATAATGCCCTGAGAAGGGAATCTTAACCAGATAAATGGTGTGACTAAATAACAGAAGACTCTATAgagataaaggaaaaaaaaaaaaaggatggtcGAGGCATATCCTACCTTAGAATAGCCTCAAACCAGACAACGACTAAGCTAAAACAAGACTGAAGTGCCATCTGCAGAGTTCCCTGATCTCCTCCAATCATGTTCCCTGACATCAAATCTAGCATATTGTTGAAGCTATCATGAAGTAGATATGCTTCCAAGCACTTCAAACATGAAATCCCTTCAGAGCAACCAAAGGCTCTGAAGTCCAGCCAACAACTCCCAGCAGTACATCAATGGAATAAGCAAAGAAGAGAAAGGCAAAATTGAATCCACACCAAAAGAGTTAAAGCAGCAATCATGAAGCTGTGGCAACTGATGCCTTCtccatcttttctttttcaatctcTGCTCTCCTCTGTTCAGCATGCTGTGCTACACCATTTGCAAGTGCCTGATAATGGAAGTCTAGCGTCTGTGTAAGACTCTGAAACCTAGGCGGATCCGATGCTTGCACGgcttcaaaagcaaaaaaagagGACATCAGGCACATGTCATACATGCCATAAAATCAAGACATAAGCCATATAACATGGGAAGTAGTTTTCACTTACATTTGACTGCATCTACAAAGAAGACAAAAGGATCCACATCGTCAATTGGTGACTGTAACTCCTCATCATCACTGAAATCTTCATCAGAGTCGTCATCGAACTCATCACTTGGGCGGAAACACTTTGCCTGTGACACCACCAAATGATAATATGAGACGCAGGATATATAGCAAGCAAAACAATGAgaattgtcaaaaaaaaaaattcctttagAGGCAGGCAGAGCACAGCAATATTGCTTGAGTGGAGGgaaaaaataacaacacaccTGTGCAGCTAACTTTTGAAATTTAAGGCTATCAGCTTCATCACCATCCTCGGCATCAACTCCCATTTCCTTGTCTGATCCATCCCCACCATCATCGTCATCATCAGTATGGAAACCATccatatcatcatcatcttcagctTCTTCCTCCTTTGCAGCAGCTGCAAGAGCATTCATAAGAATTTACAATCAGAGCATTCATAAGAATTTACAATATAAAGGTTTGTGTGTGTGACCcgtgaaaaagaagaataataacTTATGAAATAAATAATATTCTCCTTTCTCAATCTACATAAACTCTACAACTTGTCATTTCAAATTTatattcaatatatatattatatagatatgcagggcccttctagtgagggatcccttttttgggcctaaaaactgaatggttgagatgccgaaatgtgatcgaaaacctggtctaatgccctatccctagaatagaccaaaaaagggatcccttagtagaagggatctatatatatatataactgaaaaaaaaataaaaaatacttcaTTAGCCTATgcagagaaaaaagaaagattaaTTTTGCCCAAGttgaggagaaaagaaaaagatcaaaTCTACTATTGGATCCATATCTGAACATGAAAATGACCACGAGGCAAAAAATTGGGGGCCTAGTGCTAGCCTATAACATGAGTGGCGAATAATTGGTATAGATGAAAAGACAGAAAGATACCTGCAACTTGATCCTTGTATGCAACTAAGA belongs to Rosa chinensis cultivar Old Blush chromosome 4, RchiOBHm-V2, whole genome shotgun sequence and includes:
- the LOC112197607 gene encoding NKAP-like protein, with protein sequence MARPSSTVHAPNRRFRSDHDNGRYSPPDYDNSPDDRRHRRSPSYERYDRHRNSSYSPDYPSPRSNGGRRFGRAGNDRSYSPRRSPRSNGGPESLPRRFGRAGNDRDRNGRWPESEESDEELKGLNLEEYRRLKRQKLRKALRSCIWNVTPSPPRNENDEFELEDKAEEIPEVLGEENNDSGEKLKDKARSESESESEDSRSRKRKKSSVSKRRKKSSRYSDSESESESDDEEEDRRRRKKSRTRSKRKKSRRERRRRKSRRSSDSDESEASDSEEGSDSSDRVKSKKKKGKVSSKSKKKKYSETESEDSGSEKSLDSEVDAKPKALVEVEEPEMDENSIEALKLKEILEAQRNPSLDLDNEPVVGPMPLPRAEGHISYGGALRPGEGDAIAQYVQQGKRIPRRGEVGLSAEEIQKFEGLGYVMSGSRHQRMNAIRIRKENQVYSAEDKRALAMFNYEEKAKREHKVMADLQRLVQRHIGQDVGPTHDPFSSKASEDPDDD